One segment of Paenibacillus pabuli DNA contains the following:
- a CDS encoding helix-turn-helix domain-containing protein: MNYMEQNEYQPPLSEASPVHKVPSLPPVMYRLCYLVQFHDQEAFSRTDEDWNRLHVIYVITSGQARLISKDRNLTVNSGSVVVRQGGTLLQHEQTRGSLSPVQGVAIAFEGTDIESPSWPFGAPASIASRGIAEIALELVLTCSKSKESGLFKPHILFYQLLDALRDHSVRSSRNEHSWLDFVIRHIHDMVDHPLTRDQLARDANVSPEHFSREFKKHTGLTFVEYVTRLRIRLAQEHLLTANPTLQELAQLTGYRDIFYLSRKFKQMVGTAPTLYRKTTKKIVSLTYNYTASLLALGYIPHMGAVASWMEDKLAQNGQPSFKQHSEYELVTRLDLIADSGADVIIGYAPHSSTDELRQIAPTILMPFEEMDWQEQFLQLGRVTGLENNARALLSRYDQLRTEANLTLDSWIGTRGSAICIFWTGGSGAYVYGQGWGRASHILYQTLGFTPPARMEKDGQLLTGYVHVPTSDIHLYAADHIFMAYPTDQEERMALETLLSQGHWNSLSAVRNGRVYEIDADMFYGFDPLSVIEQLQAIMHKLTSQLSMEQ; this comes from the coding sequence ATGAACTATATGGAGCAAAACGAATACCAACCCCCGCTGTCCGAAGCCAGTCCCGTTCACAAGGTTCCGTCCCTGCCACCGGTGATGTACAGACTGTGTTATTTGGTGCAGTTTCATGACCAAGAGGCCTTCTCCCGCACAGACGAAGACTGGAACAGGCTGCATGTTATTTATGTCATCACATCAGGTCAGGCAAGACTGATCAGCAAGGATCGGAATTTGACGGTAAATTCCGGGTCCGTAGTGGTTCGGCAGGGCGGAACCCTGCTTCAGCATGAACAGACACGCGGCTCTCTATCGCCGGTACAGGGAGTTGCTATAGCTTTTGAAGGCACCGACATTGAATCGCCGTCCTGGCCGTTTGGCGCACCTGCATCCATTGCGAGCCGTGGGATCGCCGAAATTGCATTAGAGCTGGTACTGACCTGTTCCAAAAGTAAGGAGTCCGGCCTATTCAAACCTCACATCCTATTCTATCAGCTGCTTGATGCGTTACGCGATCATTCTGTCCGCTCAAGTCGCAATGAGCATTCATGGCTGGATTTTGTCATCAGACACATTCATGACATGGTTGACCATCCGTTGACACGGGATCAATTGGCGAGAGATGCCAATGTGAGCCCAGAACACTTTTCGCGGGAATTCAAAAAGCATACCGGTCTTACCTTTGTGGAATATGTCACCCGGCTTAGAATCCGGCTGGCACAAGAGCATCTGCTGACTGCCAATCCCACTTTGCAGGAGCTCGCACAGCTGACAGGATACCGGGATATTTTCTATTTAAGCCGCAAATTCAAGCAGATGGTTGGAACAGCGCCAACCCTTTACCGCAAGACAACCAAGAAGATTGTATCCCTTACTTATAATTATACCGCTTCTCTGCTGGCACTGGGCTATATCCCCCACATGGGAGCTGTGGCCTCCTGGATGGAAGATAAACTGGCCCAAAATGGACAACCATCCTTTAAACAGCACTCCGAATATGAACTGGTTACCCGGCTTGATCTGATTGCAGACTCCGGTGCGGATGTCATTATCGGTTACGCTCCGCATTCCAGTACAGATGAACTGCGCCAGATTGCACCAACCATTTTGATGCCTTTCGAGGAAATGGACTGGCAGGAGCAATTCCTTCAGCTTGGCCGGGTTACAGGCCTGGAGAACAATGCCAGGGCACTGCTAAGCCGGTATGATCAGCTTCGGACAGAAGCCAACCTTACGCTCGACTCATGGATCGGCACGAGAGGATCAGCTATATGCATCTTTTGGACTGGCGGAAGCGGGGCCTATGTATATGGCCAAGGCTGGGGCAGGGCCTCGCATATCCTCTATCAGACACTGGGCTTCACTCCGCCAGCACGTATGGAAAAGGACGGCCAGTTACTCACAGGTTATGTACATGTGCCCACTTCAGACATTCACCTCTATGCTGCTGATCACATATTTATGGCTTATCCAACAGATCAAGAGGAGCGAATGGCTTTGGAAACCCTCCTCAGTCAGGGGCATTGGAACAGCCTAAGCGCCGTTCGCAATGGACGGGTATACGAAATTGATGCAGACATGTTTTACGGATTCGATCCACTATCAGTTATCGAACAGCTGCAGGCTATAATGCACAAACTCACATCACAATTGTCCATGGAACAGTAA